The window CATCGCCGTGTAGCCCATGAGGATCTGGGTATAGAGCGGCGAGAGCACCATGATTCCGTAGAAGGCGATGCTGATGACGAACATGCCCGCCGTGGCGACGGCGAACGTCGGGTGGCGCAGCACGCGGAGGTCGACGACCGGCTCCTCGGCCCGCAGCTCGCGCACGACCAGGGCGACGAGGGCCACCGCTGCCACCGCGGTGAGCCACACGATGAGCGACGAGGCGAACCAGTCCTCGCGCTGGCCGCGATCGAGGACGAACTGCAGCGCCGAGACCCCCATCACCAGCAGCGCCAGCCCGGGCACATCGACCCGGCGCACCGCCGGCCGCTCCGCCGTGGGTTCCGGTACGACGAGCCACGCCAGGAGCGCCGCGAGGGCGCCCACCGGCACGTTGATGTAGAACACCCAGCGCCAGCTCCAGTTGTCGGTGATCCAGCCGCCGAGCGTGGGCCCGATGATCGGCGCGAACATGATGCCGACGCCCCAGATGGCCATGGCCATGCCCCGCTGGCTCAAAGGAAAGGTTTCGATCATCGTCGACTGGGAGAGCGGCACCAGCGGGCCCCCGGCCAGCCCTTGCAGGAACCGGGCGATCACGATGACGGCCAGGCTGGGCGCCGCACCCGCCGCGGCCGAGGTGAGGGTGAACGCCACCGTGGCCACGATGAACAGCCGCTTGCGTCCGAGCAGGTCGGTCAACCAGCCTGTGATGGGCAGGCTGATGGCGTTGGCCACCAGGAACGACGTGAGCACCCACGTGATCTCGTCCACGCCGGCCGAGAGCGTGCCCCGCATGTGATCGAGGGCGACGTTGGCGATGGTGACGTCGAGGATGACCAGGAACGTCGCCATCATCGTCGTGACGGCGACGATGCCGCGCTGCAGGCCTGGACTCATCTGAGCTCGATGACGGGAACGACCGACATGCCGGGCACCAGCAGCGCGTGCCCGTTCTGGCCCGGCTCGAGGACGAGCTTCACCGGGATCCGCTGGACGACTTTCACGAAGTTGCCGGAGGCGTTCTCCGGCGGCAGGAGGGAAAAGCGGGAGCCCGTGCCGCTCTGGATGGAGTCTACCCGGGCGCGGAGGACCAGACCGGGGTGCGTGTCGACGGAAATCGAGGCCCGCTGACCGGGACGCACGTGGGTGAGCTGGGTCTCCTTGTAGTTGGCGATGACCCAGACATCGGCGATGTCCACGACGGCCAGCAGCGGCTGGCCCGGCTGCACGACCTGTCCGACCTCGACGGTCCGGCGCGTCACCCGGCCGGCTACCGGCGCGGTGAGCGTCGTGTACTCGAGGTTGAGCTCGGCCTCGCGCAGAGCCGCGCGCGCCTCCGCCATCTGCGCCTCGGCGCTGGCCAGCTCGGCGCTACGCACCCGCACCTCCCCGCGGCGGCTTCGCGCGTGGCGGAGCGCGGCGTCGGCCTCCTCCCGCTGGCGCCCCGCCTGGGCCAGCGCCACCTCCTGGCTGGCCACTTCGGCCTCGGCCTGGGCCACCTCGGCCCGGGCCCCATCCAGGCGCTGCCGCGCCGCCTCGAGGGCCGCCTCGGCCGTCTTGAACACGTTGTCGGCGTGGTCGAGCCCCTGACGGGCGATCAACGCGCGCTCGTGCAGCTCGCGCATTCGGCCCCGGTCGAGACTGGCCCGTTCGTGATCCGCCTGGCGGGCCGCGACGTCGGCCTGGGCCGCCTGCACCGCCGCTCGCCGCGCGGCGAGCCGGCTGCGGCGCTCGTCCAGGGCGCGCCGGGCGCTCTCGATGCCGAGCGCGTCCCGGGCGGCGGCCGCCTCGGCAACGGCGACCTGGCTGCGGGTGGCCTCGTCCGTCATGGGGACGTTGGCGGCCGCCATTTCCAGCCGACTGCGGGCCGAGGCCAGCGCCGCCCGGGCCTGCTGCACCTTGACCTCGAAGTCACGCGGGTCCAGGCGCACGAGCGGCGCTCCCGCCCGCACCTCCTCGTTGTCGCCGACGAGCACCTCGACGACGATGCCGCGCACGCGCGCGCTCACCGGCGACACGCGGGCCTCGACGAACGCGTCGTCCGTGGAGACGTGGCGATCCCAGTAGCGCCAGGCCCGGACGCCGTAGACCCCGGCCACGAGCACCCCGACAGCCACCAGCCCGAGGGCCAGCCGGCGCCGGCGTCGGCGCCAGCGTCCCGCACCGGCTCGCCGGGAGACCGCCGCCGGATCGAGGTCGCTCATCCGGAGGCTTCAGCCGGCCCGCCGGCGCCGCCGCGAGCGCGGTGGGCGACCGTTGATCGTCGCCGCCGCGGGCAGGACGAACGTCGGGGTCCGCTTCACCACCTCCAGCACGCTGGAGGTGGTCGTGCGCACGATCCCGGGGACGCGGGACAGGCGCCGCGTGATGAAGTCCAGCAGCTCCTGGTTCGAGCGGAACACCGCGGCCGCGAGCACGTCGTAGCCCCCCGTCGTGATACCCACGAAGTAGACCTCCGGCGCCGCGGCGAGGCTCCTGGCCACGGCCCGGATCTTCGGCATCTCGGCCTGGATCTCGACGATGGCCCAGATCTGGTACCCGAGCTGGAGCGGGTTCGTCATGACCGTGAACTCGATGAGGCCCCGGCGGACGAGCCGGTTCAACCGGTGCCGCACCGTCGACTCGGGCATGGCGAGCCGGCTGGCGATCCTCGCCACCGAGGCGCGAGGATTGTCCTGCAGCGAGCGGATGATCTCGATGTCGGCGGGCGCCAGCTTCAGGGAGTCCACGTTGCGGCCAGCCTCCACACGTACCGGATTGGCCAGGATCAGCAAGTGTCACACGTGAGGATTGCGAAATCAACAATACCATAAAGCGTCTATTGCGGTAACGACCGAACGGATGGCGGGGCCCGACGGCCCGGCCCGGCCTCAGGAAGCCTGGCGGAGGGGAAGCCGGTGGGCGCGGTCCGCCGACTGGGACGCGAGGGCCCAGCCCGGATGCGCGGCTGGGGATCGCGAGACCTCGACATGCAGCTGGGACAGCGCGAGGGGATCTGTCAGGAAGAACAGCTTCTGGCCGTCGCTCAGCTCCTGGGGGCCGGCCTTCACCGCGGCCGCCACCGCGCGATCCCGGCGCCACTGCGCGCGGGCGGTCTCCCGCGCGTGGGAACACCCCACGGCACAGGCGATGGCGTTCACCTCCGGCTCCAGCACCGCGTCGACGAACCCGGGCAGGCGCTCGTCGCGACCGGCATACGCGCGCACGGCCCGCAGTTCGTCGGGCGGCTCCGTCTCCTCGGGAATCAGCAGCAGACCGGCCCGGCGGAGCCGGCGGCCGAGGGACACCCGGCTGGAATAGACCGAGATCGGGATCGACAGCATCAGGGCGCCGACCACCGGCAGCAACAGCCACCAGGTATACGAGGAATCCAGCCAGTAGACGGCGGCGGCCCAGGCGCCGGCGAAGAGCGTGTGCGCGCCGTGGCGGCGAATCCCCTCGCCCCAGGTGGTCTGCGCGTCCTCCCGGGGGGGGCTCTTCCAGGGCACGCTGAGGCCGGTGAGCGCAGCCAGCACGAACTGGGTGTGGAACAGCATGCGGATCGGCGCGAGCAAGGCCGAGAACACCGTCTCGATCAGGAGGCTCAGGGTCACGCCCCGCACGCCGCCGAAGCGGCGGGGACCCTGGGCCACCACCAGTCCGGCGCCGAGGATCTTGGGCGCGAAGAGCACCACGGCCGTGGCGACGCCGAAGCCGATGGCGGCGTTGACGTCCCACCGGGGCCACACCGGAAAGAGCTGGCGAGGCTCGATGAAGTACTGGGGACCGACCACCGTCTGCACGACGATGAAGGCCGTCGACACCGCCAGGGAGAGGAACCACAGCGGCGCCGACACGTAGGTCATCACGCCGGTCATGAACACCGCGCGGTGCGCGGAGTTGAGCCCCTGCCACAGGAACAGGCGCGAGTTGATCAGATTGCCCTGGCACCAGCGCCGGTCGCGCTTGAGCTCGTCGATGACGTTGGGCGGCATCTCCTCGTAGCTGCCGGGCAGGTCGTACGCCATCCACACCTTCCAGCCGGCCCGGCGCATCAGCGCGGCCTCCACGAAGTCGTGCGAGAGGATCTCGCCGGACAGGGGGCCGCGTCCCGGCAGCCGCCCCAGCGCGCAGTGGCGGACGAACGGTTCGATGCGGATGATGGCGTTGTGACCCCAGTAGTAGGACTCGCCCAGCTGCCAGAAGTGCAGCCCCGCCGTGAACAGCGGCCCGTAGACGCGAGTGGCGAACTGCTGCACGCGCGCGTACAGGGTCTCCCGGCCCGCCGCCCGCGGGGCCGTCTGGATGATGCCGGTGCTCGGGTTGGCCTCCATCAGGCGCACCAGCGTGGTCAAGCAGTCGCCGCTCATGACGCTGTCCGCGTCCAGCACGACCATGTACCGGTACTGGCTGCCCCAGCGCCGGCAGAAGTCGGCGACGTTGCCGCTCTTGCGCTTGATGCGATGGCGGCGCCAGCGATAGAAGATGTGCCCGAAGCCGCCGACCGCCGCGCACAGCTCCAGCCAGGCCTGCCGTTCCGCCACCAGCGTGTCCGGCTCGCTGCTGTCGCTGAGAATGAAGAAGTCGAACCACGGCAGCGCGCCGGCCCGGGCCACCGACTCGTAAGTGGCCCGCATCCCGGCGAAGACGCGGGCCACGTGCTCGTTGCGTATGGGCATGATGACCGCGGTGCGGGCCTCCGGCGCGAGAGGGGTGCCGGGCGCGACCGAGCGGGTGATGGCGTGACGATCGCGGCCCCCGCACAGCAGCAGGAACCCGCTCAGCGCCGTCCAGAATCCCAGCGACACCCACAGGAACAGGATCGTGAACAGCGTGAGGATCGCCAGCTCCAGGGGCTGCTGCCCGTTGTACGGCAGGACCCTGGTGGTCATGTAGTGCGCGTAGGCCGCCGTCTGGGCCATGGCCAGGACGGCGAAGACCGTGCGACGGATGGCCGCGGTCCGCGTGACCTTGCGGCTGTCGGCCGACGACGGCATGTCGCCGGCCACGTGCGCCGCCGCGGCCGGGCCGGGGGGGCGCGCCTGGCGGCGCCGGAAGATCCGCGATACCAGCGACGTGGGCCAGCGAGTCGGCGCCATGGACATCCGGCAGACCGGGGGCGCGGTCTTGATCGCGCAGGCCTCGGCCGCCGCCTCCTCGCGGCCGTCGCGGGCGGCCTGCCCGGGGACAGCGAGCTCCAGGCGACGACGAACCGAAGCCAGGGCGGCATGCGGGCCGATCCGCTCGCCGTCGCTCGCCGCGAGGTCCGGCTCTACGCGGGCGGGAGGATGTAGCTCCACGTCTCCGACAAGACCTCTTTGCCCCGGCTCAGGTGGGCCCGAAGCTCGACTGGCTTGGTGGCGTCGACCTGCCGGAAGCGCACGACGAGGCGCCAGCCCCCCGTGACCTCGTTCCGTCTCGTGTGTCGTTCCAGCAATTCGCCGTTCGGGCCGACCCACAAGGCGACGTCCACGGTGGCCTTGGCCGGCATCCGGCTGAGCGTCGGACCCTCGAAATCGACGTGGAGCTCGATGCTTCCATCGGGGTTCTTCACGAACCCGCGCCCGCGACGCGTCTCACTCACCCAGCCCAGCGGCGGCCGGGCCTCTTGGTCCTTCTGCCACAGGACGCGGTACGCATACGGCAAGGCCTCGTTGGGCTTCGGCTGAAAATCGGGGACCCAGTAGGCGACGATATTGTCGTTGGTTTCGTCGGGGACCGGGATCTGTACCAGCTCCACCCGGCCCGGACCCCACGGCCCTCTCAGCTCGACCCAGGCGGAGGGGCGCAGATCGTAGCGCGCCTCGAGGTCCTTGTACGCGCCGAACGACCGCGCCCGCTGCATCAGCCCGAAGCCCTGGGGGCTCGTCACCGCGAACGAGGTCACGAGCAGGCGCTTGGGATTCACGAGCGGGCGCCAGATCCATTCCTTCTCGCTCACCTGAATGGAGAGGCCGTCGGAATCGTGGACCTGCGGCCGGTAGTCATCCCGCCCCGACCGCTGGTGCGCCCCGAAGGAGAACATGCTGGTGAGCGGCGCCAGCCCGAGCTTGGCCACGCTCTTGCGTAGGAACAGCCGGGCATCGACGTCGAGCGCCGTCGTCACGCCCGGCCGGAGCACGAAGCGGAAGGCGCCGGTCGAGCGGGGCGAATCGAGCAGCGCGTAGATGGTGAGCTCCTTCGCCGCCGGCTGCGGACGCTCGATCCAGAACTCGAGGAACCGGGGAAACTCTTCGCCGGTATTCTCGGCGGTGTCGATGGCCAGGGCGCGGGCCGATAGCCCGAAGCGTTGCCCGCGGCCGATCCCCCGAAAGTAGCTGGCCCCCAGGAAGACCAGCACTTCGTCCTTGTACGTCGGCGTGTTCACGGGAAAGTGGACGCGAAAGCCGGCGAACCCCAGCCCGCGGACCTCGTCGCGGGCGATCTTGTTCTTCCCGTAGTCGAAGGCGTCGGGATCGAAGCGGATCTCCTGGAGTCCCTCGGGCCCGATCTCGTGGATCTTGACGGAATCCTCGTACACCCAGCCGGGGTGGAAGAACATGAGCTCGAACGGCAATTTCAGATTGCGCCACAGGGCGCGATCGGGCCGGAAGCGGATGTTCCGATACTGGTCGTAGTTCAGCGTCTTGAGGCCCTTGGGCAGGGCGGCGCCCGGTTTCTGATAGGCCGAGGCGGCGAGCTTCTCGGCCCGGGCGGCAACATCGTAGAAGCTGAAGGCGCGCGCCTCGGTGACGAGCAGCGCGAGGGCCGCGAGCAGCGCGAGGGAGCCGCCCACGACGAAGCGCCCTGCCCGTAGCCTCGGGTTCGCCGGGTCGGGCGAGCGATCACGTCGGGCGTCGATCCCCTTCAGCACAGTCCTGTCAATATATCGAGTGAAATACGGAGTGCGTGTACTCAGCCACCTCGCTGACCCAGGGCGCCGTCACGCGGCCATGAGCGACACCAACAGAAGGTACATTCCGAACGTACCGAGGTCAAGCAATCGCCTGTCCCCTGGTGGCGATGACCTCGGCATAGAACCGGGCGCTATCCTTCGGCGTGCGCCGCTGGGTCTCGTAGTCGACGTGCACGAGTCCGAAGCGTCTGGAGTAACCCAGCGACCACTCGAAGTTGTCCAGTAAGGACCATACGAAGTATCCCCGCACGTCGACCCCGCGTTCGATCGCCGCGTGGACGGCGGCGATGTGCTTGCGCAGATAGTCGACGCGCAGGGGATCGGCCAGGCGGTCGCCCTCCACCGCCGGCGGATCGAAGAACGCCGCGCCATTCTCGGTGACATAGATCGGCGGATTGCCGTACCGGTCCTTGACCCAGACCAGAGTGTCGGTCAATCCCGTCGGGAATACCTCCCACCCGGTCTGCGTGTAGGTCGCCCGCGGCTGGCGCACGGGCGCGGCCTGCAGCAGCCCCCCGTGGGGATCGAGGCGCACGACGTTGCGGGTGTAGTAGTTGAGCCCCAGGAAGTCGATCGGCTGCCGGATCAGGGCCAGGTCGTCGGCCGGCCACCGCGGCCAGGCCTCGCCGAAGATCTCGCCCAATTCCTCGGGGTAGCGTCCGAAGAAGACGGGGTCCAGATACTGGCGGTTCATGTAGGCATCGGCCCGCGCCACCGCGGCCCGGTCCTCGGGGGTGTCCGAGGCGGGGTATTTCGGCTCGAGATTCACGACGATGCCGATCCGATGCCGTCCTTCCGCGCGATAGCCCTTCACCGCTTCCGCATGGGCGTGCAGCAAGTTATGGGAGGCGAGCGGGGCCTCGAAGCGGTTGCGGTGGCCCGGGGCGAGGACGCCACACAGGTAGCCGCCGTCGGTCACGACCCAGGGCTCGTTGAGCGTGGCCCACAGCTTGACCCGACCGTCGAGCTTCCTGAAGACGATCCCGGCGTACTCGGCGAACCACTTCGCGATCTCTGGATTGAGCCAGCCCCCCCGGTCGTCGAGGGCCGCCGGCAGGTCCCAGTGATACAGCGTCACCATCGGCTCGATGCCCTGGGCGAGCAGCGCATCGACCAGCCGGTCGTAAAAGGCCAGGCCCGCGGGGTTCACCGCGCCCCGCCCCTCGGGCACGACCCGGCTCCAGGAGATGCTGAAGCGGTAGGCGGTCGTTCCGAGGCTCCGCATCAGCGCGACGTCGTCGAGATATCGCCGGTAGTGATCGCAGGCCACGTCACCGGTGGCGCCGTCGCGGACGAGGCCCGGCGTGTGGGTGAAGCGGTGCCAGATGCTGGGGCCGGCCCCGTCGGCCAGCGGCGAGCCCTCGATCTGATAGGCGGAGGTCGCGGTCCCCCAGAGGAAGCGCGGGGGAAACCGGATCATTCGGGTCCGACGGCCACCGTCGCCGGCAGTTCGTGAAACCGGAGCTCCCTGCCCTGCCACTGCGCCGGCTTGTCGTTGACGCGGGCCTGCTGCGGTGGTGGCTGTTGGCCTGGCCAGGCGAGCACCAGGCCGCCGGGCGGGACCCGCGTGCCGCCGGCGACCCGCAAGACCACCTGCCCGCTGTCTTTCTCGAGGGAGTACGTCAAGCTCCCGTACGGCGTGCGCAGGTCCCTCACCGTCACGCCCGATCCCTCGAGCCAGTCGGGCGGGACGCCGGCGGCCAGCACCAGGGTCTGGTCACCCTCTCGCTCGTAGGCGAAGAGATCGAGGACCGCGCGGATGAAGTCCGAGGCCACCCAGCCATGCGGCATGTCGCCGACGAAGCGCGGCTGCCTCGGATCGCGGCCGATCACTTCGGGCCACTGGTTCCAGGCGGGCGGCCGGCGCCCGTCCAGGAAGAAGGCGAGGAGCTCGTGGGCCCGCTCGCGCCAGCCCAGGCGCAGGAAGGTGCCCACCGTCCGGATCTCGTACGGCGTGTAGTCCTCCCAGGTGGCGCGGCCGTCCCGCCGGGCGACGAACTCGCGCCAGTACCGTTCATACGTCCCCTGGACCAGATCGTCAGGCAGACGGTGAAGCTCGCCGCCTGGCGCGATGGCGATAGTCGACGACGTGGGGTCGAAATCGCCCAGCTCGGCCGCGCCCGGGAGGTACGCGATCCCGTGGGCCGCCGTGGTGTGGCGAATCGACGCCGCCAGATCACCGCGGAACTCCTCGCGCTGGGCCGCCAGCCGCCGCGCCGCCGCCGAATCGCCCAGCGCCGTGGCCATCGCGATGGCGCCGTTGTAGCCCTTGAGGGCCCAGAAGTCGTCCCAGTACGAGTGCATCGGCTTGGCCGAATAGCCTTCGTGGCTGATGGACGCCGGCAGCAGCCCGTAGAACGCGCGGGTGGCGGGGGCCAGATTGGCGGCGGTGCGCTCGGATTGACGTAGCCTCTCGATGTACCGCACAGCGGCGTCGACGTGCGGCCACATCTGCTCCAGGAGGCGACGGTCGTTCGTGTAGCGGTACACCTCGGCGGCCAGGAAGATCAGCTCGCCCGGGCTGTCGTGCTCGGGCACGGGATCGGCTCCCCGCTCGTCGACGCAGCAAGGCACCTTCCCGCTGGCGAACTGCTGCCGTGCGTACCAGCGCAGGTAGTCGGCCGCGACGTCCGCGTGGCCCAGGCGGAGGAGCGACTCGGCGATCATCGCGCCATCGCGGATCCAGGAGCGCGCGTAGGATCGGGTCCCCGGCCGCAGCGCCGGGCCGTCGCGCGCGATCAGGATGTGGGCCAGGGCGGTGCGCAGCGCGG of the Candidatus Methylomirabilota bacterium genome contains:
- a CDS encoding DHA2 family efflux MFS transporter permease subunit; this translates as MSPGLQRGIVAVTTMMATFLVILDVTIANVALDHMRGTLSAGVDEITWVLTSFLVANAISLPITGWLTDLLGRKRLFIVATVAFTLTSAAAGAAPSLAVIVIARFLQGLAGGPLVPLSQSTMIETFPLSQRGMAMAIWGVGIMFAPIIGPTLGGWITDNWSWRWVFYINVPVGALAALLAWLVVPEPTAERPAVRRVDVPGLALLVMGVSALQFVLDRGQREDWFASSLIVWLTAVAAVALVALVVRELRAEEPVVDLRVLRHPTFAVATAGMFVISIAFYGIMVLSPLYTQILMGYTAMLAGLVLAPGGVATLVTMPIAGVLLNRIDPRWIIVSGCALNAYAMYLMATLTLEASFWRIMLPRFIQGLGIGLTFVPLSTVALSAVPMRELGHASGVFNFTRTIAGSIGIATMATLLERGAQVHQSRLATHVSLYEPDVWDRFQRLAATFAARGADEVTAEQQAWAHLYEMVQREALSLSFIDNFWRLVWIFAAVIPLVLLLGRRPRVAEPPADVERAAAIAEG
- a CDS encoding glucan biosynthesis protein G codes for the protein MLAALALLVTEARAFSFYDVAARAEKLAASAYQKPGAALPKGLKTLNYDQYRNIRFRPDRALWRNLKLPFELMFFHPGWVYEDSVKIHEIGPEGLQEIRFDPDAFDYGKNKIARDEVRGLGFAGFRVHFPVNTPTYKDEVLVFLGASYFRGIGRGQRFGLSARALAIDTAENTGEEFPRFLEFWIERPQPAAKELTIYALLDSPRSTGAFRFVLRPGVTTALDVDARLFLRKSVAKLGLAPLTSMFSFGAHQRSGRDDYRPQVHDSDGLSIQVSEKEWIWRPLVNPKRLLVTSFAVTSPQGFGLMQRARSFGAYKDLEARYDLRPSAWVELRGPWGPGRVELVQIPVPDETNDNIVAYWVPDFQPKPNEALPYAYRVLWQKDQEARPPLGWVSETRRGRGFVKNPDGSIELHVDFEGPTLSRMPAKATVDVALWVGPNGELLERHTRRNEVTGGWRLVVRFRQVDATKPVELRAHLSRGKEVLSETWSYILPPA
- a CDS encoding Lrp/AsnC family transcriptional regulator, encoding MDSLKLAPADIEIIRSLQDNPRASVARIASRLAMPESTVRHRLNRLVRRGLIEFTVMTNPLQLGYQIWAIVEIQAEMPKIRAVARSLAAAPEVYFVGITTGGYDVLAAAVFRSNQELLDFITRRLSRVPGIVRTTTSSVLEVVKRTPTFVLPAAATINGRPPRSRRRRRAG
- a CDS encoding GH1 family beta-glucosidase; amino-acid sequence: MIRFPPRFLWGTATSAYQIEGSPLADGAGPSIWHRFTHTPGLVRDGATGDVACDHYRRYLDDVALMRSLGTTAYRFSISWSRVVPEGRGAVNPAGLAFYDRLVDALLAQGIEPMVTLYHWDLPAALDDRGGWLNPEIAKWFAEYAGIVFRKLDGRVKLWATLNEPWVVTDGGYLCGVLAPGHRNRFEAPLASHNLLHAHAEAVKGYRAEGRHRIGIVVNLEPKYPASDTPEDRAAVARADAYMNRQYLDPVFFGRYPEELGEIFGEAWPRWPADDLALIRQPIDFLGLNYYTRNVVRLDPHGGLLQAAPVRQPRATYTQTGWEVFPTGLTDTLVWVKDRYGNPPIYVTENGAAFFDPPAVEGDRLADPLRVDYLRKHIAAVHAAIERGVDVRGYFVWSLLDNFEWSLGYSRRFGLVHVDYETQRRTPKDSARFYAEVIATRGQAIA
- a CDS encoding HlyD family secretion protein, producing MSDLDPAAVSRRAGAGRWRRRRRRLALGLVAVGVLVAGVYGVRAWRYWDRHVSTDDAFVEARVSPVSARVRGIVVEVLVGDNEEVRAGAPLVRLDPRDFEVKVQQARAALASARSRLEMAAANVPMTDEATRSQVAVAEAAAARDALGIESARRALDERRSRLAARRAAVQAAQADVAARQADHERASLDRGRMRELHERALIARQGLDHADNVFKTAEAALEAARQRLDGARAEVAQAEAEVASQEVALAQAGRQREEADAALRHARSRRGEVRVRSAELASAEAQMAEARAALREAELNLEYTTLTAPVAGRVTRRTVEVGQVVQPGQPLLAVVDIADVWVIANYKETQLTHVRPGQRASISVDTHPGLVLRARVDSIQSGTGSRFSLLPPENASGNFVKVVQRIPVKLVLEPGQNGHALLVPGMSVVPVIELR
- the mdoH gene encoding glucans biosynthesis glucosyltransferase MdoH, producing MELHPPARVEPDLAASDGERIGPHAALASVRRRLELAVPGQAARDGREEAAAEACAIKTAPPVCRMSMAPTRWPTSLVSRIFRRRQARPPGPAAAAHVAGDMPSSADSRKVTRTAAIRRTVFAVLAMAQTAAYAHYMTTRVLPYNGQQPLELAILTLFTILFLWVSLGFWTALSGFLLLCGGRDRHAITRSVAPGTPLAPEARTAVIMPIRNEHVARVFAGMRATYESVARAGALPWFDFFILSDSSEPDTLVAERQAWLELCAAVGGFGHIFYRWRRHRIKRKSGNVADFCRRWGSQYRYMVVLDADSVMSGDCLTTLVRLMEANPSTGIIQTAPRAAGRETLYARVQQFATRVYGPLFTAGLHFWQLGESYYWGHNAIIRIEPFVRHCALGRLPGRGPLSGEILSHDFVEAALMRRAGWKVWMAYDLPGSYEEMPPNVIDELKRDRRWCQGNLINSRLFLWQGLNSAHRAVFMTGVMTYVSAPLWFLSLAVSTAFIVVQTVVGPQYFIEPRQLFPVWPRWDVNAAIGFGVATAVVLFAPKILGAGLVVAQGPRRFGGVRGVTLSLLIETVFSALLAPIRMLFHTQFVLAALTGLSVPWKSPPREDAQTTWGEGIRRHGAHTLFAGAWAAAVYWLDSSYTWWLLLPVVGALMLSIPISVYSSRVSLGRRLRRAGLLLIPEETEPPDELRAVRAYAGRDERLPGFVDAVLEPEVNAIACAVGCSHARETARAQWRRDRAVAAAVKAGPQELSDGQKLFFLTDPLALSQLHVEVSRSPAAHPGWALASQSADRAHRLPLRQAS